The following coding sequences are from one Phormidium ambiguum IAM M-71 window:
- the larC gene encoding nickel pincer cofactor biosynthesis protein LarC, translated as MKKVAYLECPTGIAGDMCLGALVHAGVPLDYLIEKLRLLGISDEYELRAELVHRNGQEATKVHVDLIDDDHHHHHEDHHIHARHLPEIERMILAAGLPSQAESMSLAVFRKLAEAEGAVHGVAPEKVHFHEVGATDAIVDIVGTCLGLDWLGIEQFYCSPLPTGGGTIKAAHGQMPVPTPAVLKLWEYRQVPVYSNGIERELVTPTGAAIAVTLASSFGSPPSMSVKKIGLGAGSRQLPLPNILRLWIGEEVPSVTTANFAARSPEIETVAVLETQIDDLSPQAIAYTFDSLLSSGALDVFTQPIVMKKSRQGVLLTVICHPEKQSICEEILFRETTTLGIRCSLQQRSILQREIQKVSTSYGAVRVKIARTNGQITNVQPEYEDCAQLAKENNVSWREIHRLACQSWYDKASANL; from the coding sequence ATGAAAAAAGTAGCTTACTTGGAATGCCCGACTGGAATTGCTGGTGATATGTGTTTAGGCGCACTAGTTCACGCTGGTGTTCCTTTAGATTATTTAATAGAAAAGCTGCGGCTTTTGGGAATTTCTGATGAGTATGAATTACGGGCAGAGTTGGTGCATCGTAATGGTCAGGAAGCGACAAAAGTTCATGTAGATTTAATTGATGATGACCATCATCATCATCATGAAGATCATCATATTCATGCACGCCATTTGCCGGAAATTGAGCGGATGATTTTAGCAGCGGGGTTGCCTAGTCAGGCGGAAAGTATGAGTTTAGCTGTGTTTCGCAAATTGGCGGAAGCAGAAGGCGCTGTTCATGGTGTTGCACCGGAAAAAGTACATTTTCATGAGGTAGGGGCGACGGATGCGATTGTTGATATTGTTGGCACTTGTTTGGGTTTAGATTGGTTAGGAATTGAGCAATTTTATTGTTCGCCTTTGCCTACTGGTGGGGGTACAATTAAGGCGGCTCATGGTCAAATGCCAGTGCCAACTCCTGCGGTATTAAAGTTGTGGGAATATCGGCAAGTTCCTGTTTATAGTAATGGAATTGAGAGGGAATTGGTTACGCCAACGGGAGCCGCGATCGCAGTTACTCTCGCTTCTAGTTTTGGTTCTCCTCCTTCAATGTCTGTTAAAAAAATAGGTTTAGGTGCTGGTTCTCGACAATTACCTCTTCCCAATATTCTGAGATTATGGATTGGTGAAGAAGTCCCATCAGTTACTACTGCTAATTTTGCCGCTAGAAGTCCTGAAATAGAAACTGTTGCGGTTTTGGAAACGCAAATTGATGATTTGAGTCCGCAAGCGATCGCTTACACTTTTGACTCTCTATTATCCTCTGGCGCTTTGGATGTTTTCACCCAACCAATAGTGATGAAAAAATCCCGCCAAGGTGTGTTATTAACTGTTATTTGCCATCCCGAAAAACAATCTATTTGCGAAGAAATTCTATTTCGAGAAACTACAACTTTAGGAATTCGCTGTTCTCTGCAACAAAGGTCGATCCTGCAACGGGAAATTCAAAAAGTCTCAACTTCTTATGGCGCAGTCAGAGTAAAAATTGCCAGAACAAATGGCCAGATTACCAATGTTCAACCAGAATACGAAGATTGTGCCCAATTAGCTAAGGAAAATAACGTGAGTTGGCGAGAAATACATCGGCTAGCTTGCCAAAGTTGGTATGACAAAGCTTC
- a CDS encoding L-threonylcarbamoyladenylate synthase, translating to MATIYQIHPDTPQTRIVEQIKNDLKSGAVMLYPTDTVYAIGCDISSKSAIQRVRQIKQMSNEKPLTFLCPSLSDVASYAFVTDIAYRTMKRLIPGPYTFILPTTKLVPQIVMNPKRKTTGIRVPDHQVCLALLNALGNPIISTSAHVLDQEESAPLSVEKNGYFSQVEMFDHLEKLVDIIVDNGEEPRYVGSTILDLTGETPEITRQGMEWEAAAAWIAG from the coding sequence ATGGCTACAATTTACCAAATTCATCCTGATACACCCCAGACTCGCATTGTAGAGCAGATCAAAAATGACCTGAAAAGCGGGGCGGTAATGCTATACCCGACGGATACAGTTTATGCGATCGGATGCGACATTTCCTCTAAATCAGCCATTCAAAGAGTCAGGCAAATCAAACAAATGTCAAATGAAAAACCACTGACCTTCCTTTGTCCTTCTTTATCTGATGTAGCTAGCTACGCTTTTGTCACAGACATAGCTTACCGGACTATGAAACGCTTGATTCCGGGGCCATACACCTTCATCCTACCGACAACTAAGCTAGTACCCCAAATAGTAATGAATCCAAAACGCAAAACAACCGGGATTCGAGTTCCAGATCATCAAGTATGTCTAGCTTTGTTAAACGCACTGGGTAATCCAATTATTTCAACTTCAGCCCACGTCTTAGATCAAGAAGAGTCAGCACCGCTTTCTGTGGAAAAGAATGGTTACTTCTCCCAAGTAGAAATGTTCGACCACTTGGAAAAATTAGTCGATATTATTGTGGACAATGGCGAGGAACCGCGTTATGTAGGTTCAACAATTCTAGACCTCACAGGTGAAACTCCCGAAATCACGCGCCAAGGAATGGAATGGGAAGCTGCTGCTGCTTG